One window from the genome of Terriglobia bacterium encodes:
- a CDS encoding ABC transporter permease, whose product MLESLFQDVRYGARLLAKKPGFTAVAVLTLALGIGANTAIFSILDPLLLRKLPVRAPDELVVLDAVGAIHKRDAWPILALDRFRDLRAFAGALAFVPIDFDRQSGDGRTSTVRAELVSGDYFSLLGVHPYAGRLLEPDDDRGAFGSQVAVLSFNYWQREYHGDRAIIGKMVPVHNMTYVVAGVAPPEFSGMVVGEAPDFYLPLKAGRPLQSSTPYDPGEWVTIVARLRPGVSPQQAQVAMEPLLPRIAEDAGVPEVERKQAMAHAVITPAARGLSHLRERFSLPARILMGVVGLVLLIACCNVANLLLAQGTERRREIMVRTALGAARWRTVRQLVTESMLLAAAGALAGLVVGRVASGMLVASLATERSHATLAAGLSGRVFLFALTITVFTVLICGLVPALSASRLNLGHDLKASGAGGRRFAHTRLASALVLGQVALSVTLLGAAGLLLHSLVNLETFDAGFNRDRVVVLEMNGNAPGETAEQVKAFYDRLVRRAQELPGVQSASLSTFTPISGHVLGINLNVDGYVPQPGEQTHAFFTAVRPKYFATLGIPLLRGRDFSVHDTPDSPPVAIINQTMARHFFGDPTVPENSPLGKRFKFVEGSRPPMEIVGVVGDSKYNDLREATPDFFYLASLQSQPRSTIRATLSVRAAGSARAAENSSAAGNAGAARNVGTAGSSSPYGKARDAGATAEMLVRPLRDLVRQLDPTVNVASVRTLRQQVDESLRQDRLIATLCGTFSLLALGLTCVGLFGLLSFSVARRTNEIGIRMALGARRLDIMRLVVGHGMRLVCVGLALGVFGALAATALIKNLLFGVGRADPATFLGICALLAIAALIACYVPARRATYVDPLVALRNE is encoded by the coding sequence ATGCTGGAGTCTTTGTTCCAAGACGTGCGCTACGGAGCGCGGCTGCTGGCGAAGAAGCCGGGCTTTACCGCTGTTGCCGTGCTGACGCTGGCGCTGGGCATCGGCGCCAACACCGCGATCTTCTCCATCCTGGACCCGCTGCTGCTGCGCAAATTGCCGGTGCGCGCGCCCGACGAACTGGTGGTGCTCGATGCGGTAGGAGCCATCCACAAACGTGATGCCTGGCCCATCCTGGCGCTGGACCGTTTTCGCGACCTACGGGCCTTTGCCGGCGCGCTGGCGTTCGTGCCCATTGACTTTGACCGCCAGTCCGGCGACGGACGCACTTCCACCGTGCGCGCGGAATTGGTCTCCGGCGATTACTTCAGTCTTCTCGGCGTGCATCCCTACGCCGGACGCCTGCTCGAGCCCGATGACGATCGCGGCGCCTTCGGCAGCCAGGTGGCCGTGCTCAGCTTCAACTACTGGCAGCGCGAATATCATGGCGATCGCGCCATCATCGGCAAAATGGTCCCCGTCCACAACATGACGTATGTCGTCGCCGGCGTGGCGCCGCCGGAATTTTCCGGCATGGTGGTCGGCGAAGCCCCGGACTTCTATCTGCCGCTCAAAGCCGGCCGTCCGTTGCAAAGCTCCACGCCCTATGATCCCGGCGAGTGGGTGACCATCGTTGCCCGGCTGCGCCCCGGCGTTTCCCCGCAACAGGCGCAAGTGGCCATGGAACCCCTGCTGCCGCGCATTGCGGAAGACGCGGGTGTTCCCGAAGTCGAGCGCAAGCAGGCCATGGCCCACGCCGTTATCACGCCTGCGGCGCGCGGGCTCTCGCATCTGCGCGAACGCTTTTCCCTGCCGGCGCGCATCCTGATGGGCGTTGTGGGCCTGGTGTTGCTGATTGCCTGCTGCAACGTGGCCAACCTCTTGCTCGCGCAGGGAACGGAGCGCCGCCGTGAAATCATGGTGCGCACGGCCTTGGGCGCGGCGCGCTGGCGTACCGTCCGCCAGTTGGTCACCGAAAGCATGCTGCTCGCGGCAGCCGGCGCGCTGGCCGGGCTGGTGGTGGGCCGCGTAGCCAGCGGAATGCTGGTGGCGTCGCTGGCCACGGAGCGCTCTCATGCCACGCTCGCCGCCGGCCTGAGCGGCCGCGTCTTTCTCTTCGCCCTAACCATCACCGTGTTTACCGTCCTGATTTGCGGGCTGGTCCCCGCGCTCTCAGCTTCGCGCTTGAACCTGGGGCATGACCTCAAAGCTTCCGGCGCCGGCGGACGCCGCTTTGCTCACACTCGCCTGGCCTCTGCGCTGGTGCTGGGGCAGGTTGCGCTCTCCGTCACGCTTCTCGGCGCCGCGGGACTGTTGCTGCACAGCCTGGTGAATCTGGAAACCTTTGACGCCGGCTTCAACCGCGATCGCGTGGTGGTCCTGGAAATGAACGGCAATGCCCCCGGCGAGACGGCGGAACAGGTCAAGGCTTTCTATGACCGCCTGGTGCGGCGCGCCCAAGAGCTGCCCGGCGTGCAATCCGCCAGCCTCTCCACCTTCACGCCCATCAGCGGCCATGTACTGGGTATCAACTTGAACGTTGACGGCTACGTTCCCCAGCCCGGCGAGCAGACGCACGCGTTTTTTACCGCCGTCCGGCCAAAATATTTCGCGACGCTGGGCATTCCGCTCCTCCGCGGACGCGACTTTTCGGTCCACGACACGCCGGACTCGCCGCCGGTGGCCATCATCAACCAGACCATGGCACGGCATTTCTTCGGCGACCCAACCGTCCCGGAAAACAGCCCGCTCGGCAAGCGCTTCAAGTTTGTGGAAGGCTCGCGTCCGCCGATGGAGATCGTCGGCGTCGTAGGCGATTCCAAGTACAACGATCTTCGCGAAGCCACGCCAGACTTCTTCTATCTGGCTAGTTTGCAGTCGCAACCTCGTTCCACGATTCGCGCCACGTTAAGCGTGCGCGCGGCGGGAAGCGCCCGCGCGGCGGAAAATTCCAGTGCGGCGGGGAACGCGGGTGCTGCACGCAACGTGGGCACGGCGGGGAGTTCGAGCCCGTATGGGAAAGCGCGCGACGCCGGAGCCACTGCCGAGATGCTGGTCCGCCCCTTGCGCGACCTGGTGCGCCAGCTTGATCCCACGGTGAACGTCGCCAGCGTCAGGACGCTACGCCAGCAGGTGGATGAATCTCTGCGCCAGGACCGCCTGATCGCCACGCTGTGCGGGACCTTCAGCCTGCTGGCCCTGGGGCTGACCTGCGTCGGCCTCTTCGGACTGCTTTCCTTCTCCGTGGCCCGCCGCACCAATGAAATCGGCATCCGCATGGCCCTGGGCGCGCGCCGCCTGGACATCATGCGCCTGGTCGTGGGCCACGGCATGCGGCTGGTCTGCGTTGGACTTGCTCTGGGCGTGTTCGGGGCCCTGGCCGCGACTGCCCTGATCAAGAACCTGTTGTTCGGAGTGGGCCGCGCCGACCCCGCAACCTTCCTTGGCATCTGCGCGCTGCTGGCAATCGCGGCCTTAATCGCATGCTACGTCCCCGCCCGCCGCGCAACGTACGTCGATCCGCTGGTGGCGTTGCGGAACGAGTAG
- a CDS encoding acetyl-CoA C-acetyltransferase: protein MAQTDIAIVSGARTPMGRYCGKLRDFTAMELGAFAAQEAIRRSGVDPKEFDHAVFGNAQQTSGDSLYGARHVALKAGLPIETPALTVNRICGSGIQSLVSAAQMIQLGEASTVLAGGIESMSQAPHVIRGARWGFGLGEGKMEDSLMVALLDTYCNLYMANTAELYAEQQGITRQMMDEFALQSQQKAGAAQQACRLAEEIAPVALKNRKGEPTGEMFEKDDHLRPDTTMENLAKLKPAFGKNGTVTAGNASGIVDGGAAVVMMPLEVAQKRNLKPLGRIVSWGIAAVDPKIMGSGPVPSSRLALKKAGLTLADIDLIEVNEAFAGQYLAVEKELALDRSKVNVNGGAIALGHPLGATGTRLVITLLHELRRRKAKYGLATACIGGGQGIAMIVENLQR, encoded by the coding sequence ATGGCACAAACTGATATCGCAATCGTGAGTGGCGCGCGCACGCCCATGGGCCGCTATTGCGGCAAATTGCGCGACTTTACCGCCATGGAACTGGGCGCCTTTGCCGCCCAGGAAGCCATCCGGCGCTCCGGTGTTGACCCCAAGGAATTCGACCACGCCGTCTTCGGCAACGCCCAGCAGACGTCCGGCGACTCGCTCTATGGCGCGCGTCACGTGGCGCTCAAAGCTGGTCTGCCGATTGAAACCCCGGCCCTGACGGTGAACCGCATCTGCGGGTCCGGCATACAGTCGCTGGTCAGCGCGGCGCAGATGATCCAACTGGGCGAAGCCAGCACCGTGCTGGCCGGAGGCATTGAATCCATGTCTCAAGCGCCGCACGTGATTCGCGGCGCGCGCTGGGGCTTTGGCCTGGGCGAAGGCAAAATGGAAGATTCGCTCATGGTGGCCCTGCTGGACACCTACTGCAATCTCTACATGGCCAACACCGCCGAGCTTTACGCCGAGCAGCAGGGCATCACCCGCCAGATGATGGACGAATTCGCCTTGCAGTCGCAGCAGAAAGCTGGCGCAGCGCAACAGGCCTGCCGGCTCGCGGAAGAGATTGCGCCCGTCGCGCTCAAGAACCGCAAAGGCGAGCCCACCGGCGAGATGTTCGAGAAAGACGACCACCTGCGACCTGACACCACCATGGAAAACCTGGCTAAGCTGAAGCCGGCGTTCGGCAAGAATGGCACCGTCACCGCCGGCAACGCCAGCGGCATCGTGGACGGAGGCGCTGCCGTGGTGATGATGCCCCTGGAGGTGGCCCAAAAACGCAACCTCAAGCCCTTGGGGCGCATCGTGAGCTGGGGTATTGCCGCCGTGGACCCCAAGATCATGGGCAGCGGTCCGGTGCCGTCGTCCCGTCTGGCGCTCAAGAAAGCCGGCCTTACGCTCGCCGACATTGACCTGATCGAAGTGAATGAAGCTTTCGCCGGACAATATCTTGCGGTTGAAAAAGAATTAGCTCTCGACCGCAGCAAGGTCAACGTGAACGGCGGGGCCATCGCGCTCGGTCATCCGCTGGGCGCGACCGGCACGCGGCTGGTGATCACTCTGCTGCATGAGCTGCGCCGCCGCAAAGCCAAGTACGGATTGGCGACGGCGTGCATCGGCGGCGGGCAGGGCATTGCGATGATCGTGGAGAATCTCCAGAGGTAA
- a CDS encoding 3-hydroxyacyl-CoA dehydrogenase family protein: MAIKKVGVLGCGLMGSGIAQVSATAGYDVVVLEQEQKFLDKGFAGIEKSLAKFAEKPDKTGVTPEMAKQARARITGATNQAALVDCDIIVEAIIENVEEKKKMFSALDAIVNKDAIFASNTSSICITEVAAATKRPDKFVGLHFFNPVPLMKLVEVVRTIATADAAFDVAFEFGKSLGKVPVRTSDKTGFIVNRLLVPYLLDAIRAYEEGVGSIPDIDNAMKLGCGYPMGPFTLLDFVGLDTTYYITHVMFDEFRERRFASPPLLKRLVMAGWYGRKSGKGFYDYADPANPVPSRL; encoded by the coding sequence ATGGCAATCAAAAAAGTTGGCGTTCTCGGTTGCGGTCTGATGGGCTCCGGCATTGCCCAGGTCAGCGCGACCGCCGGTTATGACGTGGTTGTTCTCGAGCAAGAGCAGAAGTTCCTCGATAAAGGCTTTGCCGGGATTGAGAAGTCGCTGGCCAAGTTTGCCGAGAAGCCGGACAAGACCGGCGTCACTCCGGAGATGGCGAAGCAGGCCCGCGCGCGCATCACAGGCGCCACCAACCAGGCCGCCCTCGTCGATTGCGACATCATCGTTGAAGCCATCATTGAAAACGTGGAAGAGAAGAAGAAGATGTTCTCCGCGCTGGACGCGATCGTAAATAAAGACGCCATCTTCGCCAGCAACACGTCTTCCATCTGCATCACGGAAGTGGCAGCCGCCACCAAGCGTCCCGACAAATTCGTCGGCCTGCATTTCTTCAACCCCGTCCCGCTGATGAAATTGGTGGAGGTCGTCCGCACCATCGCCACCGCGGATGCGGCCTTTGACGTGGCTTTCGAATTCGGCAAGAGCCTGGGCAAAGTGCCTGTCCGCACCAGCGACAAGACCGGGTTCATCGTGAACCGGCTGCTGGTGCCGTATCTGCTGGACGCCATCCGCGCGTACGAAGAAGGCGTCGGCTCCATCCCTGACATTGACAATGCGATGAAGCTGGGCTGCGGCTACCCCATGGGTCCGTTCACGCTGCTGGATTTCGTCGGCTTGGACACCACCTACTACATCACCCACGTGATGTTTGACGAGTTCCGCGAGCGGCGTTTTGCGTCGCCGCCGCTGCTCAAGCGCCTGGTGATGGCCGGATGGTACGGAAGAAAATCCGGCAAAGGGTTTTATGATTACGCAGACCCAGCGAACCCTGTGCCTAGCCGCCTGTAA
- a CDS encoding DUF2127 domain-containing protein has product MRRPKMVIAVALLETLGSVALVATAIFLLVLAHKARLKPPAANPEQEARGLVEAAEIVAGMALPAVLSCWGLWKGRRWGWWLATFINAVGLTIFLWDPITSHARPDADELTFIAMFAVLLLLLFLGPVRRFYLRKDKNPPEAGSASLTAEP; this is encoded by the coding sequence ATGCGACGTCCTAAGATGGTCATTGCCGTTGCGCTGCTGGAAACTTTGGGCTCCGTTGCCTTGGTTGCCACCGCGATCTTCTTGCTTGTGCTGGCGCACAAGGCGCGGTTAAAGCCGCCGGCGGCGAATCCAGAGCAGGAGGCGCGGGGGTTAGTGGAGGCCGCGGAGATTGTGGCAGGGATGGCCTTGCCCGCGGTCCTATCCTGCTGGGGGCTATGGAAGGGCAGGCGCTGGGGTTGGTGGCTGGCTACCTTCATCAACGCCGTCGGCCTGACAATTTTTCTCTGGGACCCCATCACCAGCCACGCCCGGCCGGACGCTGATGAGTTGACCTTCATCGCGATGTTTGCTGTTTTACTGCTACTGTTGTTCCTGGGGCCGGTACGCCGCTTTTATTTGCGTAAGGACAAGAATCCGCCGGAAGCAGGCTCAGCGTCGTTGACGGCTGAGCCATAG
- a CDS encoding enoyl-CoA hydratase/isomerase family protein: protein MENVKLEKKNNIAYVTIDRPKVLNALNMATMGELQEVFSDLAADRDIRVVVLTGGGEKSFVAGADINELQKNNPVEAKAYTHRGQAVLDLIENLGKPVIACINGFALGGGCEIAMACTMRLASEGAKIGQPEVKLGIIPGYGGTQRLPRLVGTGLAMQILLTGDMITAQEAHRIGLVNEILPADKLIARAEEIAKKIIANAPLAIQYTMEAVNQGLNMTLEGGLFLEATLFSVACASDDKTEGTTAFLEKRPAKFLGK, encoded by the coding sequence ATGGAAAACGTCAAACTCGAAAAAAAGAACAACATCGCTTACGTCACCATTGACCGTCCCAAAGTCCTCAACGCGCTCAACATGGCCACCATGGGCGAGCTGCAGGAGGTCTTCAGCGACCTGGCGGCGGATAGAGACATTCGCGTAGTGGTCCTCACCGGCGGAGGCGAGAAATCGTTCGTTGCCGGAGCGGACATCAATGAGCTGCAGAAGAACAATCCCGTTGAAGCCAAAGCCTACACTCATCGCGGACAGGCCGTGCTCGACCTCATCGAGAACCTGGGCAAGCCGGTGATCGCCTGCATCAACGGGTTTGCCCTGGGCGGCGGATGCGAGATCGCCATGGCCTGCACCATGCGCCTGGCCAGCGAAGGCGCCAAGATCGGGCAGCCCGAGGTAAAGCTGGGCATCATTCCCGGCTACGGCGGCACGCAGCGCCTGCCACGGTTGGTGGGCACCGGCCTGGCCATGCAGATTCTGCTGACCGGCGACATGATCACCGCCCAGGAAGCGCACCGCATCGGCTTGGTGAATGAAATTCTGCCGGCGGACAAGTTGATCGCGCGCGCTGAGGAAATTGCGAAGAAGATCATCGCCAACGCGCCGCTGGCCATCCAGTACACCATGGAGGCCGTGAACCAGGGTCTGAACATGACTCTGGAAGGCGGCCTATTCCTGGAAGCCACACTGTTCAGCGTGGCCTGCGCGTCCGACGACAAGACCGAAGGCACCACGGCGTTTCTGGAGAAGCGTCCGGCGAAATTCCTGGGGAAGTAG
- the ribH gene encoding 6,7-dimethyl-8-ribityllumazine synthase, whose amino-acid sequence MNARGMKFAIVVARWNSFITERLLQGSLDGLRRSGCREQDITVVRVPGSFEIPSQARTLAETGKYDAIITLGCLIRGETTHYEHIATEVTRGIGQSAQETGVPHTYGVLTCENLEQALDRAGLKAGNKGFEAATSAIEMVSLKRKTAGRGKVSAGSSRSGKKMVRKKAKSKKR is encoded by the coding sequence ATGAACGCCCGCGGCATGAAGTTTGCCATCGTCGTCGCGCGCTGGAACTCCTTCATCACCGAGCGCCTGCTGCAAGGCTCGCTGGACGGTCTGCGCCGCAGCGGCTGCCGCGAACAGGACATTACCGTGGTCCGCGTGCCGGGCTCGTTTGAGATACCGTCGCAGGCGCGCACGCTGGCCGAAACCGGAAAGTATGATGCCATCATCACTCTTGGCTGCCTGATTCGCGGCGAGACCACGCACTACGAGCACATTGCCACCGAAGTCACGCGGGGCATTGGGCAGTCCGCGCAAGAAACCGGCGTGCCCCACACCTACGGCGTGCTCACTTGTGAGAACCTGGAGCAAGCGCTGGATCGCGCGGGATTGAAAGCCGGCAACAAAGGTTTTGAGGCGGCGACCTCGGCCATCGAAATGGTCAGCTTGAAGCGCAAGACCGCAGGGCGCGGCAAAGTTTCCGCCGGATCTTCACGATCAGGGAAGAAGATGGTCAGAAAGAAAGCCAAGAGCAAGAAACGATAG
- the nusB gene encoding transcription antitermination factor NusB, producing the protein MGTRRKSRELCLQMLFQWDLGKQTPDHVRKTFWAERGDLDDETRGFADDLFQLAVERQEEIDALIQKHAQHWRVERMATVDRNVLRTGVAELIGHRTTPRPVVINEALEIARKFSAPESVQFINGVLDSVGKELATAAPAKK; encoded by the coding sequence TTGGGCACCCGCCGTAAATCCCGCGAACTTTGCCTGCAGATGCTGTTCCAGTGGGACCTGGGCAAGCAGACGCCGGACCACGTGCGCAAAACGTTTTGGGCCGAGCGCGGCGACCTTGACGACGAGACCCGCGGCTTTGCCGACGACCTCTTTCAACTCGCCGTGGAGCGCCAGGAGGAGATAGACGCGCTGATCCAGAAGCACGCGCAGCATTGGCGGGTGGAGCGCATGGCCACGGTGGACCGCAACGTCCTGCGCACGGGGGTGGCTGAGCTGATCGGGCATCGCACAACGCCGCGGCCGGTGGTGATCAATGAGGCGCTGGAGATCGCCCGCAAGTTCTCCGCGCCGGAGTCGGTACAGTTCATCAACGGCGTGCTGGATTCGGTGGGGAAAGAGCTGGCTACGGCTGCCCCTGCCAAGAAGTGA
- the purM gene encoding phosphoribosylformylglycinamidine cyclo-ligase yields the protein MKKTLKNTSITYADSGVNIDRADRAKQRIKYLAHRTFTRGVVSEIGGFGGMFAIDKKKYREPVLVSSVDGVGTKLKVAFMMDVHHTVGGDLVNHCVNDIAVQGATPLFFMDYLATGMLDPNIAEKVVEGIADACRHNGCALIGGETAEMPGFYPAGEYDLAGFIVGIADKSKVITGEKVAAGDVLVGLPSNGLHTNGYSLARKLFFEVAKYTPETYINDLHGKAGAELLKTHKSYWPVLKKLIAADLLHALAHITGGGITDNLPRVLPKGTAAIVQMGTWPVLPVFSHMQKIGNVPQDDMMRTFNMGIGMVLVVPAKKFKRVQAMVEKAGEKAYLIGRIVKGDRKVLYA from the coding sequence TTGAAGAAGACCTTGAAGAATACTTCGATTACTTACGCTGATAGCGGCGTCAACATTGACCGCGCTGACCGCGCCAAGCAGCGCATCAAGTACCTGGCGCACCGCACCTTCACCCGCGGCGTAGTCAGCGAGATCGGCGGCTTTGGCGGCATGTTCGCCATTGACAAGAAGAAATACCGCGAGCCGGTGCTGGTCTCCAGCGTGGACGGCGTGGGCACCAAGCTGAAGGTCGCCTTCATGATGGACGTGCATCACACCGTGGGCGGCGACCTGGTGAACCACTGCGTGAATGACATTGCCGTGCAAGGCGCCACGCCGCTGTTCTTTATGGACTACCTGGCCACCGGCATGCTGGACCCTAACATCGCGGAAAAAGTTGTGGAAGGAATCGCCGACGCCTGCCGCCACAACGGCTGCGCGCTCATCGGCGGAGAAACCGCGGAGATGCCCGGCTTCTATCCGGCAGGCGAATACGATCTGGCCGGGTTTATCGTGGGCATTGCCGACAAAAGCAAAGTCATCACCGGAGAAAAAGTTGCCGCGGGCGACGTGCTCGTCGGTCTGCCGTCCAACGGCCTGCACACCAACGGCTACTCGCTGGCGCGCAAACTTTTCTTTGAGGTGGCCAAGTACACGCCGGAAACTTACATCAATGACCTGCACGGCAAGGCCGGCGCAGAGTTGCTGAAGACCCACAAGAGCTACTGGCCGGTGTTGAAAAAGCTGATTGCCGCGGACCTGCTCCACGCCTTGGCGCACATCACCGGCGGCGGCATCACCGACAACTTGCCGCGCGTTCTGCCCAAAGGCACGGCCGCTATCGTGCAGATGGGCACCTGGCCCGTTCTGCCGGTGTTCAGCCACATGCAGAAGATCGGCAACGTTCCCCAGGACGACATGATGCGCACCTTCAACATGGGCATCGGTATGGTGCTGGTGGTCCCGGCAAAAAAATTCAAGCGCGTGCAGGCCATGGTTGAGAAGGCCGGGGAGAAGGCCTACCTGATCGGCCGCATCGTCAAAGGCGACCGCAAGGTGCTGTACGCCTGA
- the purN gene encoding phosphoribosylglycinamide formyltransferase: MATRKKLGILLSGRGSNFEAIADSVKAGRLQAEIAIVISNRADAPGLESARKRGLNAKLIPSKGRVREEHDAEVVAALKAAHVDLVCLAGYMRLLSPEFVRAFPNKILNIHPSLLPAFPGLDAQKQALDYGVKFSGCTVHFVDEHLDHGAIILQKTVPVLDTDDEHTLSARILEQEHIAYSEAIGLVLSGEIEIRDRRVIRRKS; the protein is encoded by the coding sequence ATGGCCACCCGCAAAAAACTTGGCATTCTGCTCTCCGGACGCGGCTCCAACTTTGAGGCCATTGCTGATTCCGTGAAAGCCGGCCGCCTGCAGGCGGAAATCGCCATTGTGATTTCCAATCGCGCCGATGCGCCGGGACTGGAATCGGCGAGGAAGCGCGGGCTCAACGCCAAGCTGATTCCGTCCAAGGGCCGTGTGCGCGAAGAACATGACGCCGAAGTCGTGGCGGCGCTCAAAGCAGCCCACGTTGATCTGGTCTGCCTGGCCGGCTACATGCGCTTGCTCTCGCCGGAGTTTGTGCGGGCCTTTCCCAACAAGATTCTCAATATTCATCCGTCATTGCTGCCGGCTTTTCCCGGACTCGACGCGCAGAAGCAGGCGCTGGACTACGGCGTGAAGTTTTCCGGATGCACCGTGCATTTTGTAGACGAGCACCTGGATCACGGCGCCATCATTCTGCAAAAGACCGTGCCGGTGCTGGATACCGACGACGAGCACACGCTTTCCGCGCGGATTCTGGAGCAGGAGCACATTGCTTACTCGGAAGCGATTGGGCTGGTGCTTTCCGGCGAGATTGAGATTCGCGACAGAAGAGTGATTCGCAGAAAAAGCTGA
- the dut gene encoding dUTP diphosphatase produces MLKVKLLSPNAKAPAVAHPGEDLGYDIFSAETVTIAARGHALVPTGIAIECTSPEGRPMGALLRDKSSMASRRLALTGGVIDSGYRGEIKVLMENLGDQPAVIHAGDKLANLIPYPVLTGEVQVVEDLNESSRKAGGFGSSGR; encoded by the coding sequence ATGCTCAAGGTCAAACTGCTTTCCCCCAATGCCAAAGCGCCCGCCGTTGCCCATCCGGGGGAAGACTTGGGCTATGACATTTTCTCCGCCGAGACAGTGACGATCGCCGCGCGCGGGCACGCCCTGGTGCCGACGGGCATCGCCATTGAGTGCACTTCGCCGGAAGGCCGTCCCATGGGCGCTTTGCTGCGCGATAAGTCTTCCATGGCCTCGCGACGGCTGGCACTCACCGGAGGCGTGATTGATTCAGGCTATCGCGGCGAAATAAAGGTCCTGATGGAAAACCTGGGCGACCAGCCGGCGGTGATCCACGCCGGAGACAAACTCGCCAACCTGATTCCGTATCCGGTCCTCACCGGCGAAGTGCAAGTGGTGGAAGACCTCAACGAGTCCAGCCGCAAGGCGGGCGGGTTTGGGTCGAGCGGAAGATAG
- the tyrS gene encoding tyrosine--tRNA ligase — MANFPPVDEQLAYIKKGAAEIIHERELRERLEQSLKTGKPLRVKAGFDPTAPDLHVGHTVLIRKLKHFQDLGHTVIFLIGDFTGMIGDPTGRSATRPPLTRADVDRNAETYKAQVFKILDREKTVIDFNSRWFSKMAVEDFVRLCAKVTLSQMLERDYFHKRFQEEKPIHLHEMLYPICQGYDSVALEADVELGGTDQKFNLQMGRDLQRAYGQPSQIVLTMPILEGTDGVQKMSKSYGNYIGISEPPQEIYGKVMSISDELMWRYYELLTDVSLEEIARKKQQEHPMEAKKELARRIVQDFHGEQDAKDAGENWAKQFQKDEVPEDIEVSRIPYLQVYVKETEALAGPTLPYYPLFDFKEVVAGSFIPLLRLDKIISAVSLSSSNSEAARKLKERAVRIDGNVVVVNQIATPVPSKEFALNVGRHWRKVQIIK; from the coding sequence ATGGCAAATTTCCCTCCTGTTGACGAACAACTGGCGTACATCAAAAAGGGCGCGGCGGAGATCATCCACGAGCGCGAACTGCGTGAGCGGCTGGAGCAATCGCTCAAGACCGGCAAGCCCCTGCGGGTGAAGGCCGGGTTTGATCCAACAGCGCCCGACCTGCACGTGGGCCACACCGTGCTCATCCGCAAGCTGAAACATTTTCAGGACCTGGGCCACACCGTGATTTTCCTGATCGGCGACTTCACCGGGATGATCGGCGACCCCACCGGCCGCTCGGCCACGCGCCCGCCGCTGACCCGCGCCGACGTGGACCGCAACGCCGAGACCTACAAGGCCCAGGTCTTCAAGATTCTGGACCGCGAGAAAACGGTCATTGACTTCAACTCGCGCTGGTTTTCCAAGATGGCGGTGGAAGACTTTGTTCGCCTGTGCGCCAAGGTCACTTTGTCGCAGATGCTGGAGCGCGACTACTTTCATAAGCGCTTCCAGGAAGAAAAGCCCATCCACCTGCATGAGATGCTCTATCCCATCTGCCAGGGCTATGACTCTGTGGCTCTGGAAGCCGACGTGGAGCTGGGCGGCACCGACCAGAAATTCAATCTCCAGATGGGCCGCGACCTGCAGCGCGCTTACGGCCAGCCCTCGCAGATCGTGCTGACCATGCCGATCCTGGAAGGCACGGACGGCGTGCAGAAGATGTCCAAGAGCTACGGGAACTACATCGGCATCAGCGAACCTCCTCAGGAGATTTACGGAAAGGTGATGTCCATCTCCGACGAGCTGATGTGGCGGTATTACGAGTTGCTGACGGATGTGTCGCTGGAGGAGATCGCCCGCAAAAAGCAACAAGAGCATCCAATGGAGGCGAAGAAGGAGCTGGCGCGAAGGATTGTCCAGGACTTTCACGGAGAGCAGGATGCCAAGGACGCAGGAGAGAACTGGGCTAAACAGTTTCAGAAGGATGAAGTGCCGGAGGACATCGAGGTTTCGAGGATACCCTATTTGCAAGTTTACGTGAAAGAGACAGAAGCGCTCGCGGGGCCGACGCTCCCTTATTACCCTTTGTTCGATTTCAAAGAAGTAGTAGCAGGGAGTTTTATTCCATTGCTTCGGCTCGATAAGATCATTTCAGCTGTAAGTTTGAGCAGCTCGAATTCCGAAGCAGCTCGAAAATTGAAGGAGAGGGCGGTTCGAATTGATGGAAACGTAGTCGTTGTGAATCAAATTGCCACTCCGGTGCCAAGCAAAGAGTTTGCACTGAACGTCGGAAGGCATTGGCGAAAAGTTCAAATCATAAAGTAG